In Malus sylvestris chromosome 16, drMalSylv7.2, whole genome shotgun sequence, the following are encoded in one genomic region:
- the LOC126606687 gene encoding uncharacterized protein LOC126606687, translating into MASNHKPKKLMVSSSQSNLCTTLFFIVLFTIPALFLLRTTTTTSLCTTSFSTHPSPSWSGNLLAAQFAWNHLPLVQDRSRPTALRIAVFSRKWPIGTVPGGMERHAHTLHTTLSLLGHQVHVFTSPVLPKELIKLDNQQGSPSPSSPYIHFHEGEPGRWRYNKAWEQFLEENQREQFDVVHSESVALPHWLARKLPNLAVSWHGIALESLHSDIFQDLTRKPNEPISPSFNQSIQGVVPKVLNEIRFFHNYAHHVAISDSCGEMLRDVYQIPDKRVHVIVNGVDEADFGVDDNLGQEFRSAIGIPKNASLVLGVAGRLVKDKGHPILYEAFSKLIDKNPNVYLIVAGSGPWEGRYKDLGPQVLVLGSMNPSKLHAFYNGIDIFVNPTLRPQGLDLTLMEAMMSGKPVMASRFPSIKGTIVVDDEFGFMFSPNVESLLEALELAVSEGPKRAAQRGKACREYANSMFTARKMALAYERLFLCIKNETFCAYP; encoded by the coding sequence ATGGCCTCCAACCACAAACCCAAGAAACTCATGGTTTCCTCTTCCCAATCAAATCTTTGCACCACCCTCTTCTTCATCGTCCTCTTCACCATCCCCGCCCTTTTTCTCCTccgcaccaccaccaccacctctctATGTACCACCTCCTTTTCCACCCATCCCAGCCCTAGCTGGTCCGGCAATCTCCTTGCCGCTCAGTTCGCCTGGAACCACCTTCCCTTAGTTCAAGACCGTTCTCGACCAACCGCCCTCAGAATCGCCGTCTTCTCAAGAAAATGGCCTATTGGCACCGTCCCGGGGGGCATGGAACGCCACGCCCACACTCTCCACACGACACTCTCCCTCCTCGGCCATCAAGTCCATGTGTTCACATCCCCAGTCCTGCCCAAGGAGCTGATCAAACTCGACAACCAACAAGGAAGTCCGAGCCCATCATCGCCCTACATTCACTTCCACGAGGGCGAGCCAGGGCGATGGCGTTACAACAAGGCATGGGAGCAGTTTTTGGAAGAAAACCAACGTGAACAATTCGACGTGGTTCACTCCGAAAGCGTGGCGCTCCCTCATTGGCTAGCGCGAAAGCTACCGAACCTCGCAGTGTCATGGCATGGGATCGCCCTCGAAAGCTTACACTCGGACATCTTCCAAGATTTAACACGCAAGCCTAACGAGCCTATCTCCCCATCTTTCAACCAAAGCATCCAAGGGGTTGTCCCAAAAGTGTTGAACGAGATAAGATTCTTTCATAACTATGCCCATCATGTTGCTATAAGTGATAGTTGTGGGGAGATGCTAAGGGATGTCTACCAAATACCAGACAAAAGAGTGCATGTGATTGTCAACGGTGTTGACGAAGCGGACTTTGGTGTGGATGATAACCTAGGCCAAGAGTTTAGGTCCGCAATTGGCATACCGAAAAATGCTAGTTTGGTATTGGGAGTGGCCGGAAGATTAGTGAAAGACAAAGGCCATCCTATACTATACGAAGCATTCTCAAAGCTTATAGATAAGAACCCTAACGTGTATTTGATCGTAGCCGGTTCGGGACCATGGGAGGGAAGGTACAAGGATTTGGGGCCTCAAGTGCTAGTTCTTGGATCTATGAATCCATCTAAATTACATGCATTTTATAACGGCATCGACATTTTTGTGAATCCAACGCTTAGACCGCAGGGTCTCGATCTTACTCTGATGGAGGCAATGATGAGTGGGAAGCCGGTGATGGCGTCGAGGTTTCCGAGCATAAAGGGTACTATTGTTGTGGATGATGAGTTTGGCTTCATGTTTTCTCCGAACGTCGAATCTTTGTTGGAGGCTTTGGAGTTGGCTGTGAGTGAAGGGCCAAAGAGGGCAGCTCAAAGGGGAAAAGCTTGCCGGGAATATGCTAATTCCATGTTTACGGCAAGAAAGATGGCATTAGCATATGAGAGGTTGTTTCTTTGTATAAAAAATGAAACATTTTGTGCTTACCCTTGA